ATCAGTTTTTCGTCGTGCCCCTGTGGCTGCTGCCGCTCGACGGCCGCTGGGGATGGACGCTCGTGCCGCTCGCCCTGCTCGCGAATCCGTTCTGGAGCCTGATCCACGAAGCGATTCACGATCTGCTCCATCCGGACCGCAGGATCAACGCGGTTCTCGGCCGGTCGATGTCGGTTCTGTTCGGCTCTCCGTTCGGGGTTCTGCGGGCGAGTCATCTGTTGCATCACCGATTGAACCGTTCACCGGCGGAGGGAACGGAGTATTACGATCGCACGCGCCGCTCGTTCGTGCGCGCCTGCCCGGGATACTATTTCCAGATTCTGGGCGGCCTCTACGCCGTCGAAGCGGCGAGCGCGCTCTTCTTCCTTCTGCCCCGGTCCGCGCTCGCGGGCCTGCGGGAGCGTTTCGTCCCCGAAGGGACCGTGAGCGCGATCCTTTTCGGGATCTGGCTGAAAAAAGACGTGCTTCGGGAGATCCGGCAGGACGGGGTCTGCGCGCTTGCATGGCTCGCGGCGTCGGCGGCCGTTTACGGAGCAAACTGGGGCTGGCTCGTCTTCGTCGTCGCGGCCCGGGCGTTCTTGATCTCGTTTCTCGACAACGTCTATCACTACGGAACGCCGGTGAACGATCTCCTTTTCGCCCGCAATCTCCGCCTTCCCGGCCCTATGGAGAGGATGCTGCTCCACTTCAACCTGCACGGCGTGCACCACCGCAACCCGTCGGTCCCGTGGATCGGCCTGCCAGAATCGTTCCGGCGCCAGGGAAGGGTTTTCCACGGTGGTTATTTTTCGGCCGCGGCCCGCCAGATCGCGGGTCCGGTCGCGCTGCAGACGCTGCCGTGGGCTAATCGGCCTTCCTGAACAACAGCAGAGAGAACCAGGCCAGCGGGTCGGTGTAGTGGGCCACCGGCGCGAGGCCGAAAAAGCCAAGCTGCTGCTGCAACTGCTCCGGGTCGAACTTGCGGCTGATCTCGACGAGGATCGGTTCGCCCGATTCCCACCAGAAAGAAGCGCCGGCCCCCGGAAAATCGATGCGCTGGCGTTCGGCGGCGACGGCCTCCATTTCGATCTGGCGCCATCGCGCGTTGTAGCGGGAGACGTAGCGCATCCGCCCGAGGTCGAAGTTGCTTCCCGTGAGCCGGTTGATGTGGAGGAAGACGTTCAGAATGAACTCCGCGGTGAGCCCCCGGGAGTCGGCGTAGGCGGCCTCGAGAACAGCCGGCTCCTTGACACGGTCGGCGCCGAGCAGCAGGAAATCGCCCGGCCCCATGGCGGCGGAGAGGCGGTCGAAAAAGCGCGCGAACGCCGGCGGGGTGAAATTACCCACCGTGCTGCCGAGGAAGACGAAAAGGGTCGGCAGCTCCTTCGCGATGCTGCGGAAGCCTTCTTCGTAGCGCGCGTGCAGGCCGTGGAAGTCGATGCCGGGAAGGTGACGCCGGACGAACTCGCGGGAAGCCTTGAGCCCCGGGACGCTCACGTCCACCGGAGCAAACAGGCCGCGGCCGCGTTGCCGCAGCTGCGCTTCGAGCAGATGGACGGTTTTGCGGGACGAACCGGCTCCCAGCTCGACGATGCACTCGACGGGCGCGGCGGCGATGATCTCGGGCGCCCTGGCCTCGAGGATCGAGTTCTCGGTACGGGTGAGATAGTACTCGGGGAGATCGCAGATGCGCTCGAAGAGATCCGACCCGCGGTCGTCGTAAAGATAGTGAGCCTCGAGCCAGCGCGGCTGATCCGAGAGCGTCTTCAGGATGGCGGTCGTCGGATCGTCCGGCGGACGTTCGGCGGCGCGCGACCAGATGCCGGGCTCGACGAGCTGCCAGCGACCGTGCTCCTGTGGACGGAAAAGGGGATTCAGGCGGTTCAAATCGTTCAAAGGTGACCGCCTTCGGCGGTCGTTCAAACCGTTCCAGCAGTTCAAGCCGTCCGCTGCGCGGCGGAAAACCCGAGACCGAAGGCGCCGGGTCCCGGGACGCAAGAGGCCGGACAGCGCAACCGCGAGTTGCCTACTATAGGGGAAAGACGGCTGGAATGTCCAGCTCGGGACGTGTTAAGAATCGAATCATCGAAGCGGGCGGGGAGGAATCGGGGGGCCGGCCGCGGCGGAGCGCCGCTTGAGCAAGGGCCTCTTCAACGGACGTGCCGGACGACGCCTTCATAGAGTTCCGCAGGGTGGGCTACCGCCTGCCCGACGGGCGTGAGTTGCTTTCGGATTTGAGCTTCGGGATCGCGCGGGGCGAGACGCTCGTGCTGCTGGGGAGGAGCGGTTCGGGCAAGACCACAACGATGAAGCTGATCAACCGACTGCTTGATCCTACCGAAGGCGAGGTGCGGGTCGCGGGCACGCCTACGCGCGAGTGGGACCCGATCAAGCTGCGCCGGCGCGTCGGTTACGTCATCCAGGAGGTCGGCCTTTTTCCGCATCTCACGGTGGAGGAAAACGTCGCGGTCGTGCCGCGGCTCGAGCGCTGGCCGGAGGACAGGATCCGGTCGCGCGTCCGCGACCTGCTTCAACTGGTCGGCCTCGATCCGGAACGCTTTGCCGGCCGGTTCCCGCGCGAGCTTTCCGGCGGGCAACGCCAGCGAGTCGGCGTCGCCCGGGCGCTTGCCGCCGATCCGCCGGTGGTCCTGCTCGACGAGCCCTTCGGCGCGCTCGATCCGATCACCAGAACCGATATGCAGCGCGAGTTCCGCTCGCTGCAGCAGCGACTGCAGAAGACCGTGGTGTTCGTTACCCACGACGTGCGCGAGGCATTCGCGCTGGCGAGCCGCATCGGCTTGATCAAGGACGGAAAGATGATTTTTCTTGGGCCGCCGGAAGCGCTGCTCCGCTGCGACGATCCCGAAGCGCGGGCGTTCACCCGCTGTCTGGCCGACGGCGGGGCGGTGGAAAGCGGAGCGTGAGCCTGCTCGAGTTCCTGTCGCGCCACCGCCAGGAGTTCCTGGGGCTGGTCGCCGAGCATCTCTTCCTGGTCGCGCTGTCGACGGGAATCGCGGTGGCGATCGGGCTGCCGCTGGGGATCCTCCTCACGCGCCGGCCCGGGCTCGCCAGGCCGGTGCTGGGATTCGCCAACGTCATGCAGACGGTTCCCAGCCTGGCGCTCTTCGGTTTTCTCATCCCGGTCA
The sequence above is a segment of the Candidatus Zixiibacteriota bacterium genome. Coding sequences within it:
- a CDS encoding fatty acid desaturase produces the protein MEQQSEDRPLAAETAAAWRTSSIPAALNLELAAAHAAVNLYQFFVVPLWLLPLDGRWGWTLVPLALLANPFWSLIHEAIHDLLHPDRRINAVLGRSMSVLFGSPFGVLRASHLLHHRLNRSPAEGTEYYDRTRRSFVRACPGYYFQILGGLYAVEAASALFFLLPRSALAGLRERFVPEGTVSAILFGIWLKKDVLREIRQDGVCALAWLAASAAVYGANWGWLVFVVAARAFLISFLDNVYHYGTPVNDLLFARNLRLPGPMERMLLHFNLHGVHHRNPSVPWIGLPESFRRQGRVFHGGYFSAAARQIAGPVALQTLPWANRPS
- a CDS encoding L-histidine N(alpha)-methyltransferase, with product MNDLNRLNPLFRPQEHGRWQLVEPGIWSRAAERPPDDPTTAILKTLSDQPRWLEAHYLYDDRGSDLFERICDLPEYYLTRTENSILEARAPEIIAAAPVECIVELGAGSSRKTVHLLEAQLRQRGRGLFAPVDVSVPGLKASREFVRRHLPGIDFHGLHARYEEGFRSIAKELPTLFVFLGSTVGNFTPPAFARFFDRLSAAMGPGDFLLLGADRVKEPAVLEAAYADSRGLTAEFILNVFLHINRLTGSNFDLGRMRYVSRYNARWRQIEMEAVAAERQRIDFPGAGASFWWESGEPILVEISRKFDPEQLQQQLGFFGLAPVAHYTDPLAWFSLLLFRKAD
- a CDS encoding ATP-binding cassette domain-containing protein — translated: MPDDAFIEFRRVGYRLPDGRELLSDLSFGIARGETLVLLGRSGSGKTTTMKLINRLLDPTEGEVRVAGTPTREWDPIKLRRRVGYVIQEVGLFPHLTVEENVAVVPRLERWPEDRIRSRVRDLLQLVGLDPERFAGRFPRELSGGQRQRVGVARALAADPPVVLLDEPFGALDPITRTDMQREFRSLQQRLQKTVVFVTHDVREAFALASRIGLIKDGKMIFLGPPEALLRCDDPEARAFTRCLADGGAVESGA